The following proteins come from a genomic window of Sporohalobacter salinus:
- the purN gene encoding phosphoribosylglycinamide formyltransferase codes for MGKKLVIGVLASGRGTNLQSIINSIEEERLDVEIGIVISDKADAKALSRAEDHGLKQQCIRPSEFDNIKEYEAEMIKVLEENNVELVVMAGFMRILSSYFIQYYSNQIMNIHPSLLPSFPGTDAQKQALEYGVKVSGCTVHFADEGIDSGPIIIQSAVPVLEDDTVTSLSKRILAEEHRLYPKAIQLYAENKLRIRAGKVEII; via the coding sequence TTGGGGAAGAAATTAGTTATTGGTGTTTTAGCTTCCGGAAGGGGGACTAATCTACAGTCGATAATTAACAGCATTGAAGAAGAGAGATTAGATGTCGAAATTGGAATTGTAATTAGTGATAAGGCAGATGCCAAGGCTTTATCACGAGCAGAAGATCATGGTTTAAAGCAACAGTGCATAAGACCTAGTGAGTTTGATAATATAAAAGAGTATGAAGCAGAAATGATTAAGGTTTTAGAAGAAAATAATGTAGAATTAGTTGTAATGGCTGGTTTCATGAGGATTTTAAGTTCTTATTTTATTCAGTATTATTCTAATCAAATTATGAATATTCATCCATCATTATTACCTTCTTTTCCTGGGACTGATGCTCAAAAGCAGGCTCTTGAGTATGGAGTGAAGGTAAGTGGTTGTACAGTTCATTTTGCTGATGAGGGAATTGACAGTGGCCCCATTATTATACAATCAGCTGTGCCGGTGTTAGAAGATGATACAGTAACAAGTCTTTCTAAGCGGATTTTGGCTGAGGAACATCGGCTCTATCCAAAAGCAATTCAACTTTATGCTGAGAATAAATTGAGAATTAGAGCGGGGAAAGTAGAGATTATATAA
- the ilvE gene encoding branched-chain-amino-acid transaminase — MLFNINGDILSLEEARISPLDRGYLYGDGIFETMRSYGSEIFKLDEHLDRLYNSAQAILLDIPYSKEELITEIERTLSANKLTEEDAYIRISFSRGEAELGIDPTEATNPTLMIITKPLTSPSAELYEEGWEVVTVPTRRNHIETVNPRIKSCNFLNNILAKAEAKLFDADDGIMLNQQGYVTEGTVSNVFLVKDGILKTPPPSAGLLAGITRKVVIETADELGILVKEENLTRHDFYMADEAFATVTSVEIIPIVKMDDREIGSGKPGPITEKLFKNFPRPGSIV; from the coding sequence ATGCTATTTAATATTAATGGAGATATTTTATCTTTAGAAGAGGCACGAATTTCTCCGTTAGATCGCGGTTATTTATATGGTGATGGTATATTTGAAACCATGCGGTCTTATGGTTCTGAAATCTTTAAATTGGATGAGCATTTAGATAGATTATATAATTCTGCTCAGGCTATTTTATTAGATATACCTTATTCTAAGGAAGAATTGATTACAGAGATTGAAAGGACTTTATCTGCTAATAAATTGACAGAAGAAGATGCATATATTAGGATTAGTTTTTCCAGAGGAGAAGCAGAATTGGGGATTGATCCTACTGAAGCTACTAATCCAACGTTGATGATTATAACTAAACCTTTAACTTCTCCTAGTGCTGAATTATATGAAGAAGGTTGGGAAGTGGTTACTGTTCCTACCCGCAGAAATCATATAGAAACAGTTAATCCTAGAATTAAGTCCTGTAACTTTTTAAATAATATTCTAGCTAAAGCAGAAGCTAAATTATTTGATGCTGATGATGGTATTATGCTCAATCAGCAGGGGTATGTAACTGAAGGTACGGTTAGTAATGTATTTTTAGTTAAAGATGGAATTTTAAAAACACCACCTCCGTCAGCTGGACTTTTGGCTGGAATAACCCGTAAAGTAGTAATTGAAACAGCTGATGAATTAGGAATTCTGGTTAAAGAAGAGAATTTAACTAGACATGATTTTTATATGGCTGACGAAGCTTTTGCAACAGTAACTTCAGTAGAAATTATTCCTATAGTTAAAATGGATGATAGAGAGATTGGCAGTGGAAAACCTGGTCCAATAACAGAGAAACTTTTTAAGAATTTTCCTCGTCCAGGGAGCATTGTATAA
- a CDS encoding aminodeoxychorismate/anthranilate synthase component II has protein sequence MILMIDNYDSFTYNLVQYCGQLGVDIKVQRNDKITIEEIKELNPEKIIISPGPCTPLEAGISNDVVRNFKGEIPILGICLGHQCIGHVFGANIIRAENLMHGKTSEIHHNEEGIFTDVEVPFIATRYHSLIIERTTIPDCFEITAWTEDDEIMGIRHKEYDIVGLQFHPESILTKAGHDLLANFLEAPKLDHSVIDYAI, from the coding sequence GTGATTTTGATGATAGATAATTACGATTCTTTTACGTACAATTTAGTACAGTATTGTGGACAATTAGGTGTAGATATTAAGGTTCAGAGAAATGATAAAATTACAATTGAAGAAATAAAAGAGTTAAATCCAGAAAAAATAATTATTTCTCCCGGACCTTGTACTCCCTTAGAAGCCGGAATTTCTAATGATGTAGTAAGAAATTTTAAAGGTGAAATTCCTATTTTAGGGATCTGTTTAGGTCATCAGTGTATTGGGCATGTTTTTGGAGCAAATATTATTAGAGCTGAAAATTTAATGCATGGCAAGACTTCTGAGATACATCATAATGAAGAAGGAATATTTACAGATGTTGAAGTTCCATTTATAGCTACTAGATATCATTCTTTAATTATTGAGCGAACTACAATACCTGATTGTTTTGAGATCACTGCTTGGACTGAAGATGATGAAATTATGGGGATTAGACATAAAGAATATGATATTGTTGGTCTTCAGTTTCATCCGGAATCAATTTTGACTAAAGCTGGACATGACCTATTGGCTAACTTTTTGGAAGCACCTAAACTTGACCATAGTGTGATTGATTATGCTATTTAA
- the trpE gene encoding anthranilate synthase component I produces MIRKDDKSLYFPTKKRLKSLTKKGNIVPVYRKIPINDETPISVIEKLEGNSEDFFLLESGKGPENIARYSFLGYKPFMTFRSKGDKITIEKGSEEVEKVGHPLTELRQIMDQYQPVEVDKLPKFYGGGIGYFSYDVGRFFEDLPTDADDDLELPEIFFAFTERVIVFDHVAEELIIISNLRLQQGEVEELYVQAKEEIDSMVEDITSNDYQDNIREFDDLAFVEEDLDYNASFSKEEFAEAVRQAKDYIKSGDIFQVNLSVRVDTPVTEDSFTIYKVLRKLNPSPYMAYLNFGDFQIVSSSPELLVRSLDGIVEARPIAGTRPRGDTEEKTQELAEELINHPKERAEHIMLVDLERNDLGRVADYGTVEVDELMVIEEYSHVIHIVSNVRGELHEDKDCFDVLRGVFPGGTITGAPKVRTMEIIEELEPVRRGPYTGSIGFLGFGEEMELNIVIRTMVIKDGRAYIQAGAGIVDDSIPEKEYEESLKKAEALLKTITLVEEGDIQ; encoded by the coding sequence ATGATTAGAAAGGATGATAAGTCATTGTATTTTCCAACTAAAAAGAGATTAAAGTCTTTAACTAAAAAAGGGAATATAGTTCCGGTTTATCGTAAAATTCCAATAAATGATGAAACACCAATTTCAGTAATTGAGAAGTTAGAAGGGAATAGTGAGGATTTCTTTTTATTAGAAAGTGGGAAGGGTCCAGAAAATATTGCTCGTTATTCTTTTCTTGGTTATAAACCTTTCATGACTTTTAGAAGTAAAGGAGATAAGATTACAATAGAAAAAGGATCAGAGGAAGTGGAAAAGGTTGGACATCCTTTGACGGAATTAAGGCAGATTATGGATCAATATCAACCAGTTGAGGTTGACAAATTGCCTAAATTCTATGGTGGAGGCATAGGCTATTTTAGTTATGATGTGGGGAGGTTTTTTGAGGATTTACCAACAGATGCTGATGATGATTTAGAATTGCCAGAAATTTTCTTTGCTTTTACTGAGAGAGTGATTGTTTTTGATCATGTAGCTGAAGAATTAATTATAATTTCCAATTTAAGGCTACAGCAGGGAGAAGTAGAAGAATTATATGTTCAAGCTAAAGAAGAGATTGATAGCATGGTTGAAGATATAACTAGCAATGATTACCAAGATAACATAAGAGAATTTGATGATTTGGCTTTTGTTGAAGAAGACTTAGATTATAACGCTAGCTTTAGTAAAGAGGAATTTGCTGAAGCTGTTCGGCAGGCTAAGGATTATATTAAATCCGGCGATATCTTTCAGGTTAATCTATCTGTCCGGGTAGATACTCCTGTAACGGAGGATTCTTTTACAATTTATAAAGTATTACGTAAGTTGAATCCATCCCCTTATATGGCTTATTTAAACTTTGGTGATTTTCAGATTGTAAGCTCATCGCCAGAATTGTTAGTTCGTTCTTTAGATGGAATAGTGGAAGCAAGACCAATTGCTGGTACTAGACCGAGGGGAGATACTGAGGAGAAAACACAGGAGTTAGCTGAAGAATTGATTAATCATCCCAAGGAAAGAGCAGAACATATTATGTTAGTTGATTTAGAACGAAATGATTTAGGAAGAGTTGCTGATTATGGAACGGTAGAAGTTGATGAATTAATGGTGATTGAAGAATATTCTCATGTGATTCATATAGTTTCTAATGTAAGAGGAGAGTTACATGAAGATAAAGATTGTTTTGATGTTTTAAGAGGAGTTTTTCCTGGAGGAACTATTACTGGAGCCCCGAAGGTTAGAACTATGGAGATAATTGAAGAATTAGAACCGGTTAGACGGGGGCCTTACACTGGTTCGATTGGATTTTTAGGTTTTGGAGAAGAGATGGAATTAAATATTGTAATAAGAACTATGGTAATTAAAGATGGTAGAGCTTATATTCAGGCAGGAGCAGGTATAGTTGATGACTCTATTCCCGAAAAGGAGTACGAGGAATCGCTTAAAAAAGCTGAAGCACTACTAAAGACAATTACTTTGGTGGAAGAGGGTGATATCCAGTGA
- the purM gene encoding phosphoribosylformylglycinamidine cyclo-ligase, whose translation MGLSYEDAGVNIDAGEEAVDKIGQHVESTFGPEVLTELGSFGALFAPNLTEYEEPVFVAGTDGVGTKLKVAFMMDKHDTIGIDLVAMSVNDIVVQGARPLFFLDYLAIDNLIPTKTEEIVKGISRGCKKAGAALIGGEMAEMPGFYSQDEYDLAGFAVGIVDRSEIVTGEDIESGDKVIGLTSNGIHSNGYSLARKVLFEVAGYDVETELVELDDQLGHELLKPTKIYVKPILELLDEFKLKGIAHITGGGLVENLPRILPEGTKAVLDSDIWPTPVIFDLIQQEGNIELTEMYRTFNMGIGMAIVVSADKAEEVLTKLNELEEEAYLIGEIQGGNQTVDLNLE comes from the coding sequence ATGGGATTATCTTATGAAGATGCCGGTGTAAATATCGATGCTGGCGAAGAAGCAGTAGATAAGATAGGACAACATGTAGAATCCACTTTTGGGCCAGAGGTATTGACGGAACTAGGTAGTTTCGGGGCTTTATTTGCTCCAAATCTTACTGAATATGAAGAGCCAGTCTTTGTTGCTGGTACTGACGGAGTAGGTACTAAATTAAAAGTAGCTTTTATGATGGACAAACATGATACTATCGGAATTGATTTAGTAGCTATGTCAGTTAATGATATTGTAGTTCAGGGAGCTCGTCCTCTCTTCTTTTTGGATTATTTAGCTATCGATAACTTAATTCCAACTAAAACTGAAGAAATTGTGAAAGGAATTAGTCGAGGATGTAAGAAAGCAGGGGCAGCTTTAATTGGTGGTGAAATGGCTGAAATGCCTGGGTTTTATAGTCAAGATGAGTATGATTTAGCTGGATTTGCTGTTGGAATTGTAGATAGATCAGAAATAGTTACTGGCGAAGATATAGAATCTGGTGATAAAGTAATTGGTTTAACTTCTAATGGAATTCACAGTAACGGTTATTCTTTGGCTCGGAAGGTCTTATTTGAAGTAGCTGGTTATGATGTGGAAACAGAATTAGTAGAACTTGATGACCAGTTAGGCCATGAATTGTTAAAACCAACTAAAATTTATGTGAAACCTATTTTAGAATTATTAGATGAGTTTAAATTAAAAGGAATAGCTCATATTACTGGCGGTGGATTGGTAGAGAATTTACCCCGTATTCTACCTGAAGGAACAAAAGCAGTACTTGATTCGGATATTTGGCCGACACCGGTAATTTTTGATTTGATACAGCAAGAAGGGAATATAGAATTAACTGAGATGTATCGTACTTTCAATATGGGAATTGGAATGGCTATTGTTGTAAGTGCAGATAAGGCAGAGGAAGTTTTGACTAAATTAAATGAATTAGAGGAAGAAGCCTATCTTATTGGAGAAATCCAGGGTGGTAATCAGACAGTCGACTTAAATTTGGAGTAA
- the purH gene encoding bifunctional phosphoribosylaminoimidazolecarboxamide formyltransferase/IMP cyclohydrolase: MEQIRYALISVSDKTGIVEFAKGLHKLGVNIVSTGGTGAKLKEAGIPIVDIPQVTDYPEMMDGRVKTLHPAVHGGILAVRDNEKHITELKELGIKPIDLIVVNLYPFAETISKDNVTFEEAIENIDIGGPTMIRSAAKNCNDVGVVVDPTDYDGILEELKENGVELSSDRKLELAYKAFKHTAEYDHLIQDYLFDFVKDEDEAKEVIRERYEKVSDLRYGENPHQKGAFYRQMETTEPSITTAKQLHGKELSFNNINDTNGALELVKEFSAKPAAAVIKHANPCGMATADTLVEAYKQAHAGDPVSAYGSIVALNRKVDKKTAEEIADPEKFVEVVIAPSFSKDAFEILQNRWESVRLLETGELFIDEDTTEKDMKKVVGGLLVQDRDLAQLDESELEIVTDRQPTDQELKDMLFNWKVVKHVKSNAIVMGKDEQIVGVGAGQMSRVDAMIIAGRKAGERKEEAVVASDAFFPFADAVKQAAEMGITAIIQPGGSIRDEEVIEAANEHGIAMVFTGRRHFNH, encoded by the coding sequence ATGGAACAGATACGATATGCTTTAATTAGCGTTTCGGATAAAACAGGAATTGTGGAGTTTGCAAAGGGGCTGCATAAGTTGGGAGTTAATATTGTGTCTACTGGAGGTACCGGAGCTAAATTAAAGGAAGCAGGAATTCCGATTGTAGATATTCCACAGGTAACTGATTATCCAGAGATGATGGATGGTAGAGTTAAGACACTTCATCCTGCTGTACACGGAGGTATTTTAGCTGTTAGAGATAATGAAAAGCACATAACTGAACTTAAGGAATTGGGAATTAAACCGATAGATTTAATTGTAGTTAATCTTTATCCTTTTGCTGAGACAATCTCTAAAGATAATGTAACATTTGAAGAAGCAATTGAAAATATAGATATTGGTGGGCCTACAATGATTAGATCAGCTGCTAAGAACTGTAATGATGTGGGGGTAGTAGTTGATCCTACAGATTATGATGGGATTTTAGAGGAGTTAAAGGAGAATGGAGTAGAATTATCATCTGATAGAAAATTAGAGTTAGCCTATAAAGCCTTTAAACATACTGCAGAGTATGATCATTTGATTCAGGATTATCTCTTTGACTTTGTTAAAGATGAAGATGAAGCCAAGGAAGTAATCCGAGAACGATATGAGAAGGTTAGTGATTTACGCTATGGTGAGAATCCTCATCAAAAGGGAGCTTTTTATCGACAAATGGAGACAACAGAACCTTCGATAACAACAGCCAAGCAGCTGCATGGTAAGGAATTATCTTTTAATAATATTAATGATACCAATGGAGCCTTAGAATTAGTGAAAGAATTTAGTGCTAAACCAGCAGCAGCAGTGATTAAACATGCTAATCCCTGTGGTATGGCGACAGCGGATACTTTAGTTGAGGCCTACAAGCAGGCTCATGCTGGAGATCCTGTTTCAGCTTACGGTAGTATTGTAGCTTTAAATCGTAAAGTTGATAAAAAAACGGCAGAAGAGATAGCAGATCCTGAGAAATTTGTTGAAGTAGTAATTGCTCCTAGCTTTAGTAAAGATGCTTTTGAAATTTTGCAGAATCGATGGGAGAGTGTGCGGTTGTTAGAAACTGGCGAGTTGTTTATCGATGAAGATACTACTGAAAAGGATATGAAAAAGGTTGTCGGCGGTCTGTTAGTGCAGGATCGTGATCTAGCTCAATTAGATGAATCGGAGCTTGAGATTGTAACTGATCGTCAGCCGACTGATCAGGAACTTAAGGATATGTTATTTAACTGGAAGGTTGTTAAGCATGTTAAATCTAATGCTATCGTGATGGGTAAAGATGAACAGATTGTCGGCGTTGGTGCTGGACAGATGAGTCGGGTAGATGCTATGATTATTGCTGGACGAAAGGCAGGGGAAAGAAAAGAAGAAGCAGTAGTAGCTTCTGATGCTTTCTTTCCTTTCGCTGATGCAGTTAAGCAGGCAGCTGAGATGGGGATTACAGCTATTATTCAGCCCGGTGGTTCAATTAGAGATGAAGAAGTAATAGAAGCTGCTAATGAACATGGTATTGCTATGGTTTTTACTGGTCGGAGACATTTTAATCATTAG
- the purF gene encoding amidophosphoribosyltransferase, whose translation MADKYRKQDRRLMDKMEEECGVFGIYASDGKCDVANLTYLGLHALQHRGQESAGICVNNSGELRVYKDMGLVTNIFDEEKLSDLTGEMALGHVRYSTTGSSLLANAQPLLVNSSKGDLSLAHNGNLVNSDEIRHNLEEQGTIFHSTLDTEVIAHLVARSFKDDIIEAITHSLQQIKGAFSIVAMTEDSLIAARDPYGFRPLSLGRKGDNYVVASETCTFDIIGAELIRDIEPGEMVIINEDGIESFYYSEQRPNTFCVFEFIYFARPDSIIGGQNVHLARREMGRQLAREMDVEADSVIPVPSSGIPSALGFSEESGIPYQQGILRNKYVGRTFIQPTQEIRDLKVRLKLNPIKEIIKDKKVILIDDSIVRGTTSKQIIRMVRSIGAKEVHMAISSPPVAYPCYYGMDTSRRKELIAGQKDIEGICQHIGADSLHYLSQEGLLNSINANGYGFCTACFDGEYQIETGIDKFALEK comes from the coding sequence ATGGCAGACAAGTATCGAAAACAAGATCGAAGATTAATGGATAAGATGGAAGAGGAATGCGGAGTTTTTGGTATCTATGCATCTGATGGTAAGTGTGATGTAGCTAATCTCACTTATCTTGGGCTTCATGCTTTACAGCATCGTGGACAGGAAAGTGCTGGTATCTGTGTTAATAATAGTGGAGAGCTAAGAGTTTATAAAGATATGGGATTAGTGACGAATATTTTTGATGAGGAAAAATTATCTGATTTAACAGGAGAGATGGCTTTAGGTCATGTTCGCTATTCAACGACAGGTTCTAGCCTTTTGGCCAATGCTCAGCCTTTATTGGTTAATTCTAGCAAGGGGGATTTGTCATTAGCTCATAACGGTAATTTAGTTAATAGTGATGAAATAAGACATAATTTAGAAGAGCAGGGTACTATCTTTCATTCAACGTTGGATACTGAGGTTATTGCTCATTTAGTAGCTAGGTCCTTTAAAGATGATATTATTGAAGCTATTACACATAGTTTACAGCAGATTAAAGGTGCTTTTAGTATTGTAGCTATGACAGAGGATAGCTTGATTGCTGCTAGAGATCCCTATGGTTTTAGACCTCTATCTTTAGGTCGTAAAGGAGATAATTATGTAGTTGCTTCTGAGACTTGTACTTTCGATATTATTGGTGCCGAATTAATTAGGGATATTGAGCCTGGTGAGATGGTAATAATCAATGAAGATGGAATTGAAAGTTTTTATTATAGTGAACAGAGACCGAATACTTTCTGTGTTTTTGAATTTATCTATTTTGCTCGTCCAGACAGTATTATAGGGGGACAGAATGTTCATCTAGCTCGCCGAGAGATGGGAAGACAGTTAGCTCGTGAAATGGATGTAGAAGCTGATTCGGTAATACCCGTTCCTAGCTCAGGAATACCATCTGCTTTAGGATTTTCTGAAGAATCAGGTATTCCTTATCAGCAAGGAATATTGAGAAATAAATATGTCGGCCGAACTTTTATTCAGCCAACACAAGAAATTAGAGATTTAAAAGTAAGATTGAAATTAAATCCAATTAAAGAAATAATAAAAGATAAAAAGGTAATCCTAATTGATGATTCGATTGTTAGAGGAACTACTAGTAAGCAAATTATCAGAATGGTAAGATCAATTGGAGCTAAAGAAGTTCATATGGCTATATCATCACCACCAGTAGCTTATCCTTGTTATTATGGTATGGATACATCACGCCGCAAGGAATTAATTGCTGGTCAGAAGGATATAGAAGGTATTTGTCAACATATTGGAGCTGATTCGCTCCATTATTTAAGTCAAGAAGGCTTATTAAATTCTATTAATGCTAATGGGTATGGCTTTTGTACAGCTTGTTTTGATGGAGAGTATCAGATTGAGACTGGAATAGATAAATTTGCGCTAGAAAAGTAA